TTGATAAGTTTGTACGCAAGTATTTTGACGACCATGCTTTCCAACCGCTAGGCACTGCAGCATTCGTTAAATACATTGACTCTGAGCTATTAGCAAAGCACCCAGGTATTGTTTCTCAAGAAGAGATTAACGAATGGATTTTTGAGCAAGGGCTACCAAGCTACGTGCCAAAGCCTAAATCTAATGCATTTACCATCATTGATACGCAAATTAATGACTTCATTACTGGAACATTGTCAGTAGACGCACTACCAACAACTGAGTGGACTGTGCATCAATGGCTGCATTTCATTAATAACCTTCCGTTAACCATCAGCCAAGTGCAAATGCAAGCATTAGATAAGCAGTTCAACCTAACCAATAGCACTAATGCTGAAAAAGCTCACGCTTGGTATTTATTAGCGCTGCGCACTGGCTACGATGCCGTATTCCCCGCAATGGAAAAATATTTAGTGGGCATTGGTCGTCGCAAATTAATTGTGCCACTTTATAAAAAGTTAGCAGAAACCGAGCAAGGTAAAGCGTGGGCAACACGTGTTTATCAGCAAGCTCGCCCAGGCTACCATCCATTGGCCCAAGGTACAGTTGATACAATCTTAAAGTAAAAATTACTACTTGCTACTAGCTAAAACCGCCACCTATGAGCTAACTCGAGTGGCGGTTTTGTTTTTCTGGACTAAAATTCTTGTTGTAAATGGATTACATCAACAACAATAAGGATATTAGTTTATGAAAACACAAGCTTTTCTGCTTGGACTTTGGTGTGTCATTTGTGCCTTAACAGCAACCTCTGCCTCGGCCACATTAATTGGACGAGACCTATCTAACCAAGCCTCGGTAGGCCTAATTAGCTATCAAAATGCATTTACAGATGCATTTGGCTCATCAAGTGATGGTACTCAAATTTATCGCCGAGGAGCAGGCTCAATACCACTTGTTTTCTTAGATGATTCATTGGCCTCAGCCAACGATAGTTTAGGCATAATTAAAGCTGCAGACACTGCGCCATTTTTTGGCCTAGTTGATACCACTAATCCCGATAATCTGAGTGGCGATGTTAATGCTATTTGGCAGTTTGATATTAATGGTTTTAATCAGTTAAGTTTGGCAATTGATATTGCCGCAATGGGAGATTTTGAACCAAGTGATATTTTCTCGATCGAATATCAATTAGATGGTGGTGCTTGGCAGTTAATGCTTTCCGGTACTGCTGACAATGCAGGTCAGCAGACTTATCAATTGGAAAATGGTAATACGACGACGTTGGACGATCCTATGGCTGTCAGCGGCGTTAACCTAACCAATAGTTTTACATCATTTAGCCAAATGATTGTTAACACTGGAAGCACGCTTGGGATAAGAATTTCTGCTAATACCAATGGTGGCACTGAAGCAATTGCGTTTAGGAACATTACGGTCAATGGTACAGCACTATCAGCATCGCCTGTTGAGGTGCCAGAGCCAAGCTATTTAGCTGCGGGCATACTATTACTCATGTCGGTTTCACGAATAAGACAATTAAAGCCTTAAAGTAAGAGGCGAGAATATAAGAGTCGAGAAGAGTATAACAAGAGCGCGCTAATTAGTGAATTAGTAGCGCGCTGCGCTGTTAGCTTTTTGCTGTGCTTGGTGTTTTGCCAAGCTATTAGGAATTAACTTGTTCGTAACCGAGGTTGATTTTACGCCGGCACACCACTATGGAATTTAAAATCAGTATCTGGCGACGAAATTAATTCAGCTTCAATTTCACCAAAGAACTTAATTCGCTCTTCTACTTTATCTTCATTACCTTCGCCAGCGATTTGTTTAGCAAGTGCTAAATAGTCTTGGTAGTGGCGTGCTTCACTTCTTAATAGCGAGATATAGAAGTCGCTAAGTCGCTTATCCACGTGTGGCGCTAGTGCTGCAAATCGTTCGCATGAACGCGCTTCGATATAGGCACCAATAATGAGCTTATCGATTAACGTGTCTGGCTCATAAGTTTTCACATTGCGGATTAGTCCTTTAGCATAGCGAGCAGGCGTAATGCTTCGGTATTCAATATTGTATTCGTCCATGATTTCTAGCACTTGATAGAAGTGATGTAACTCTTCTTTAATCAGTAACACCATTTTATCGATCAAATCCTGACCATAAGGCGAATTAGATTTAGGCAGCACTGATTTAGATAATTTGTTTTTATCGGCGAGTTCGCGCCAATCGCCTTCTTTTTTATAAATTAAGCGTTCAAATGGTTCTAACCACTTGAGCAAAGCGTCGCCGCTTTCTTTATCTACGGCATACTTGCGAATTAAGTACATCGCTTGCTGACCTGCTTTTAACTCACAAACCAGATGATCCAGTAACACCATCGGTAAGTTTTCGGGCTTTTTCGCGGCTTCGATCCACGCTTGAGGTGTTGAGCACTGTAAAAACTGGTTTATTGGTTCAAGTAATGCTTGGTGTTCAGCTTGCATAGAGAGTAATTCGTTGTTTGATCAGATAACAAAAGAGGCGGCATTTTACCTTGTTGGCTGCCAATAAAAAATGATCTGTGTCGTTTTTAGTTAAACGGCCTCAGGTAAAGGAGCATAGTTAAAGAGCCGTAGTAAGTCTGGTTTAGCTATCACGCTTGATTTTCTTCAAAGCATAAGTGTTTATATTTTCTTGCTAGGCGTTTAAAAAGTTGGCTATTATCAATAGCTAACAATATAACGATAATAATGATATAGGGAAGTCAGATGCGTACCTTTATTTTCACTGCCTGTGCTGTCGCCGTATTGGCAGCTTGCCAACCAAGTAATAACACTGGTGAAAGCACAAATGCTCAAGCCAACGCTCAAAATGCTGCAGAAAACCCATCTAGTATTGCTCAGTCGGTTATGACGGAGTCTGAAAAGCTAAATATATGGTTCGATGAAAAATACGAACAGCAGTTACAAATGAACCCGCTAATGATGACCTTCCTTGGCCGCAAAGATCGCTATGACGAATTTAATGCCATGACTCGTGAAGAAGAACAAGCTTTATTGGATTGGCAAGCGGCGAGTGTGAATGAACTAAAGGGGAAGTTTAATTACGAAAAATTAGACGATGACGCAAAAGAGTCTTATGACTTATGGCTTTATCAATATCAGCAAGCAAAAGAAGCGGCTGAATTCCCGAAAAACGGTTATGTCTTTACTCAAATGAATGGTGCACAAGCGTTTTTAACCCAATTTATGATTAACTTTCATAAAGTTGAAGACGTTAGTGACATGCAAGCATACAACAAACGCATTGTTGGCTTATCAAGCGCATTAACAAGTTTACTTTCGCGTGCCAAAGAGCATGCTGAATATGGTGTTAGACCTCCAAAGTTTGCCTACCAAGGTGTGATTGAACAATCAAAAAACGTGATCACGGGGCTACCTTTTAGCGATGATGAAAACGCACAAGATGCGCCTCTTTGGGCTGATGCAAAAGCAAAAGTAAAGGCGTTGACCGAAGCGGGTAAGCTCGATGAAACACAAGCAGCAGAGTTACTTGCGCAAACCAAAGCCGTGCTCGTTAATGACTACTTACCTGCTTACCAAGCCCTAGTTGCTTGGTTTGAAAAAGATATCGTTAATGCTGATGAAATTGCTACCGGTGTGGCGAAACAGCCAAATGGCGTTGATTTTTATAATATGCGCCTCAAGCATTCCACCACCACAGACTTAACCGCAGAAGAGATCCATGCACTTGGCTTAGCTGAGGTTGAGCGTTTAATTGGTGAAATGAAAGCGATTAAAGAAAAGGTTGGATTTGAAGGGGATTTACAAGCCTTTTTCCAGTTTATTAAAACGGATGATCAATTCTTTTACCCAAATAGCGATGAAGGCCGCCAAGGTTATATTACCGACTCCGAAGCGTATTTAGACTACATTAAAGGCCAATTGCCGAATTATTTTGGTATTTTGCCCAAAGCTGATTTAGTGGTAAAACGTGTTGAACCTTTTAGAGAGCAAGATGGCGCTGCTCAGCATTACTTCCCGGGCACCGCTGACGGCTCTCGTCCCGGTGTTTACTACGCTCACCTTTCAGACATGCGCTCTATGCCAAAAAATGAAATGGAAGCCATTGCCTATCACGAAGGTAACCCTGGTCACCATATGCAAATTTCGATAGCAAAAGAGTTAACCGGTATTCCAAAATTCCGCACTAATGCGCAGTTTACCGCTTATGTAGAAGGTTGGGCACTATACTCTGAGCTGTTAGCGAAAGAGATGGGTGCTTATGAAAATGATTATTCTGATTTTGGCCGCTTGATTACTGAGATTTGGCGCGCGGTAAGGTTAGTGGTAGATACAGGTTTGCATGCCAAGGGTTGGACAGAGCAACAAGCGATTGATTACTTTAAAGCGAATTCTCCTGTTGCTGAAGATGCGGTGACTTCAGAGGTGCGTCGTTACCTTGTTTGGCCGGGACAAGCGACAGCCTACAAAATTGGCATGTTAGAGATTCTAAAGCTGCGTGAATATGCCAAAGAGTCGCTAAAAGAGCGTTTTGACATCAAAGGCTTCCACGATACGGTACTTGGCGGCGGCGCGATGCCACTGCCGCTATTGGAAAAACGCGTTAAACGTTGGGTAAATAACGTGAAGCTAAAAGGCTAGTTTATTAGCGATTAATAGCCCGCAAGTTGTTATTACAAATACAGTTTTGGCAATGCGCGGGCTTTTGTCTTTTATCAGTGCTTAACTACTTGCTGTTCAACAGTTAACTGTTCAACTATTTGCGGTCAAATGGCTGGTTTAGTAACTCGTACCCTTGTGGGGTAAACTTAAGCCATGAACCTTGGTCGTACCAATCACCCAATACAACACGCGTGCGTGCCACATTCTCGCTGGTAAAGTGGTGCACATCAGGACGATGGGTATGGCCGTGGATCATTAAATCAACCTGCATATCTGCCATTACGCGTTCAACTTCTTGTTGAGTGACATCCATAATATCTTGAGATTTCATCGCAGTGGAAGCGGCACTTTTCTTCCGATAATTTTCAGCAATGCGCTTACGTAAAAACAAGGGCAAGTTTTTCATAATGCCTTGCCACCACCAACTGCGTGATTTCTTTCGAAACGCTTGGTAAGCAAGATCGCGAGTACATAAGGTATCGCCATGCAAAATAATTAACTCTTGCCGGTAAAGTGAAATCTTTTCAACATCCGGCAGCAGTGTCATACCACTGCGTTTAGCAAATGCTTTGCCCAATAAAAAATCGCGATTGCCTTGGATAAAGAATATTTTAGTTTGTGTACTAAGTGTTTTCAGCGCGTTTGCTATCGTTTCAACAAAAGGGCTATCGTCATCGTCACCGAGCCAATACTCGAATAAGTCACCTAAAATAAACAGCTTTTCAGCCTTCGGTGCTTGGTTTTGTAAAAACGATAAAAAACAAGCGGTAATATCTGGCCTGTTATCGGCGAGGTGCAAGTCAGCAATAAAGTAGCTGACGGGGGAGGTGGTGTTTGAACTGCTCATGTAAAGTAAAAAGTGGCTAAGTGTTTAACTTAACCACTCTCATCTGTACTTAAACTATCGAATTATTCTACGATGGTTTCTTCAACGATGATTTCATCTTTTGGCACATCATCGTGGAAGCCAAAGCGACCTGTTTCAACTGTCGTCATTTTATCAACCACTTCCATGCCTTCAACGACTTCACCAAATACACAGTAGCCCCAGCCTTGAATGTCTTCACTCTTAAAGTCTAAGAAGCCGTTGTCAACTAAGTTGATAAAGTACTGAGCAGACGCTGAATGTGGATCTTGCGTACGTGCCATTGCTAATGTGCCACGCTTATTGCTCAGGCCATTATTTGCTTCGTTTTGAATTGGCTCGCGCGTTGTTTTTTCGTCCATACCAGAAGCGAAACCACCGCCTTGCGCCATAAAGCCTTTAATTACACGGTGAAAAATAGTGCCATTGTAGAAACCGTCTTCAGCGTATTGTTGGAAATTTTTTGCGGTAACAGGAGCGTTGTCAAAGTCTAATTTGATTTTGATATCGCCTAAATTTGTTTTAAAAGTAATCATGAATTTATCCTGTTTTAAAAGTGTTGGCAGATTGTAGCGTAATTAATTCGCTTTTTCTCGTTTTGTCTAAGCTAGGCTGTGGTTTGACTATAAATGATACGTTACAATGGCGCGCTGGGCTGAAGCACGATGAATTGAAAAGCTTGCTTCTTGCCACCAAGGTTATGTTTATTAATTTGTTTGTACTAAAGGAAACCAAAACACAATGTTGCAAATATACAACACCCTAACTCGACAAAAAGAAGTGTTTAAACCTATTGAAGCCAACAAGGTGGGGTTATACGTTTGTGGTGTTACCGTTTACGACTTGTGTCATATAGGCCACGCTAGAACCTATATTGGCTTTGACAACATTGTTCGTTACTTAAGGTTTTCTGGTTACGATGTTAATTACGTACGCAATATCACTGACGTTGAAGATAAAATCATCAAGCGCGCGAATGAAAGTGGCGAGCAACCGCTAGAGCTAGTCGAGCGTAATATTGCAGAAATGTATCAAGACTTTGATGCCTTAAATTTACTGCGCCCAGATATCGAACCACGTGTTACTACGCACATGAACGAAATTATCGAGATGATCGACACACTTGTTGCCAAAAAACACGCTTACGTAGCTGACAGTGGTGATGTGTTGTTCGATGTTTCAAGTTTTAAAGATTACGGTAAATTAAGTGGTCAAAATTTAGAACAGTTGCAAGCGGGTTCACGCGTAGATGTTGATGAAACCAAGAACAACCCACTAGATTTCGTGTTGTGGAAGTCGGCAAAACCTGGCGAGCCATACTGGGAATCACCTTGGGGTAACGGTCGCCCGGGCTGGCACATTGAATGTTCTGCAATGAATGCGAAAGAGCTTGGTCACCATTTTGATATTCACGGTGGCGGCTCTGACTTGTCTTTCCCACATCATGAAAATGAAGTGGCACAAAGCTGCTGTGCATTAGACACACCTTATGTGAACTACTGGATTCACACGGGGATGGTACAAGTGGACCAAGAGAAAATGTCTAAGTCACTGGGCAACTTTTTTACCATTCGTGAAGTATTGGAAAAGTACGATACGGAAACCACGCGCTTTTTCTTAACTTCTGGTCAATACCGTAGCCAGTTAAATTACTCGACGGAAAATCTTGATCAAGCAAGAGCTTCTATTGAGCGAATTTACACTGCGTTACGTGATGTTGATGTACCAGTAGAATTTGTGCTTGATAAAGCACATCCCCAAGTTGCTGAGTTCTGTGCGGCGATGGATGACGACTTTAACACGCCACAAGCGATTGCTGTGTTATTTGAGTTGGCAAAGCAGTTAAACGTTGCCAAGCAACAGGGTGAGCAATCACTCGCAGTAGAGCTTGCTGGAACGCTAAAAGGCTTAGGTGGCTTAATTGG
The nucleotide sequence above comes from Thalassotalea euphylliae. Encoded proteins:
- the miaE gene encoding tRNA isopentenyl-2-thiomethyl-A-37 hydroxylase MiaE, whose translation is MQAEHQALLEPINQFLQCSTPQAWIEAAKKPENLPMVLLDHLVCELKAGQQAMYLIRKYAVDKESGDALLKWLEPFERLIYKKEGDWRELADKNKLSKSVLPKSNSPYGQDLIDKMVLLIKEELHHFYQVLEIMDEYNIEYRSITPARYAKGLIRNVKTYEPDTLIDKLIIGAYIEARSCERFAALAPHVDKRLSDFYISLLRSEARHYQDYLALAKQIAGEGNEDKVEERIKFFGEIEAELISSPDTDFKFHSGVPA
- a CDS encoding DUF885 domain-containing protein, which codes for MRTFIFTACAVAVLAACQPSNNTGESTNAQANAQNAAENPSSIAQSVMTESEKLNIWFDEKYEQQLQMNPLMMTFLGRKDRYDEFNAMTREEEQALLDWQAASVNELKGKFNYEKLDDDAKESYDLWLYQYQQAKEAAEFPKNGYVFTQMNGAQAFLTQFMINFHKVEDVSDMQAYNKRIVGLSSALTSLLSRAKEHAEYGVRPPKFAYQGVIEQSKNVITGLPFSDDENAQDAPLWADAKAKVKALTEAGKLDETQAAELLAQTKAVLVNDYLPAYQALVAWFEKDIVNADEIATGVAKQPNGVDFYNMRLKHSTTTDLTAEEIHALGLAEVERLIGEMKAIKEKVGFEGDLQAFFQFIKTDDQFFYPNSDEGRQGYITDSEAYLDYIKGQLPNYFGILPKADLVVKRVEPFREQDGAAQHYFPGTADGSRPGVYYAHLSDMRSMPKNEMEAIAYHEGNPGHHMQISIAKELTGIPKFRTNAQFTAYVEGWALYSELLAKEMGAYENDYSDFGRLITEIWRAVRLVVDTGLHAKGWTEQQAIDYFKANSPVAEDAVTSEVRRYLVWPGQATAYKIGMLEILKLREYAKESLKERFDIKGFHDTVLGGGAMPLPLLEKRVKRWVNNVKLKG
- a CDS encoding UDP-2,3-diacylglucosamine diphosphatase, whose amino-acid sequence is MSSSNTTSPVSYFIADLHLADNRPDITACFLSFLQNQAPKAEKLFILGDLFEYWLGDDDDSPFVETIANALKTLSTQTKIFFIQGNRDFLLGKAFAKRSGMTLLPDVEKISLYRQELIILHGDTLCTRDLAYQAFRKKSRSWWWQGIMKNLPLFLRKRIAENYRKKSAASTAMKSQDIMDVTQQEVERVMADMQVDLMIHGHTHRPDVHHFTSENVARTRVVLGDWYDQGSWLKFTPQGYELLNQPFDRK
- a CDS encoding peptidylprolyl isomerase, with the translated sequence MITFKTNLGDIKIKLDFDNAPVTAKNFQQYAEDGFYNGTIFHRVIKGFMAQGGGFASGMDEKTTREPIQNEANNGLSNKRGTLAMARTQDPHSASAQYFINLVDNGFLDFKSEDIQGWGYCVFGEVVEGMEVVDKMTTVETGRFGFHDDVPKDEIIVEETIVE
- the cysS gene encoding cysteine--tRNA ligase, with the translated sequence MLQIYNTLTRQKEVFKPIEANKVGLYVCGVTVYDLCHIGHARTYIGFDNIVRYLRFSGYDVNYVRNITDVEDKIIKRANESGEQPLELVERNIAEMYQDFDALNLLRPDIEPRVTTHMNEIIEMIDTLVAKKHAYVADSGDVLFDVSSFKDYGKLSGQNLEQLQAGSRVDVDETKNNPLDFVLWKSAKPGEPYWESPWGNGRPGWHIECSAMNAKELGHHFDIHGGGSDLSFPHHENEVAQSCCALDTPYVNYWIHTGMVQVDQEKMSKSLGNFFTIREVLEKYDTETTRFFLTSGQYRSQLNYSTENLDQARASIERIYTALRDVDVPVEFVLDKAHPQVAEFCAAMDDDFNTPQAIAVLFELAKQLNVAKQQGEQSLAVELAGTLKGLGGLIGILQLEPAEFLQGGGDSDEVAEIEALIAQRNQARADKNWALADEARDKLKAMNIVLEDSAGKTTWRKA